A genomic region of Colius striatus isolate bColStr4 chromosome 20, bColStr4.1.hap1, whole genome shotgun sequence contains the following coding sequences:
- the METTL27 gene encoding methyltransferase-like protein 27 has protein sequence MRAAARERAARGGAGRRERLRLYDGWAGLYEQDVAALEYRAPHLAAASLAFAFPAPPAGARLLDVGCGTGLVARELRRRGFRCLHGVDGSAGMLERARSTGLYRQLQRCVLGQEPLPAPSEHYDAVTAVGALSEGQVPSVAVLELLRVTKPGGFLCLTTRSNPSNLRYKAELEALLKRLEKNGACQKVLAQEVEYWERATSEEESTKGTGYISGVVYIYQRCRLLPLEES, from the exons ATGCGAGCGGCGGCGCGGgagcgggcggcgcggggcggcgcggggcggcgggagcggctgCGGCTGTACGACGGCTGGGCCGGCCTCTACGAGCAG GATGTGGCGGCGCTGGAGTACCGCGCCCCGCACTTGGCCGCCGCTTCACTCGCTTTCGCCttccccgccccgcccgccggAGCGCGGCTGCTCGACGtgggctgcggcaccgggctcgTAGCGCGGGAG CTCCGGCGCCGCGGTTTCCGCTGCCTGCACGGCGTGGACGGCAGCGCGGGGATGCTGGAGCGGGCGCGGAGCACCGGCCTCTACCGGCAGCTGCAGCGGTGCGTCCTGGGCCAGGAGCCGCTGCCCGCGCCCTCAG AGCACTACGACGCCGTGACGGCCGTGGGAGCCCTGAGCGAGGGGCAGGTGCCGAGTGTGGccgtgctggagctgctgcgggTCACCAAGCCCG gagGCTTCCTCTGCCTGACGACCAGGAGCAACCCCTCCAACCTGCGCTACAAGGCGGAGCTGGAGGCGCTGCTCAAGAGGCTGGAGAAGAATGGAGCCTGCCAGAAGGTCCTGGCCCAGGAGGTGGAGTACTGGGAGAGAGCCACCTCCGAGGAGGAGAGCACCAAGGGCACTGGCTACATCTCTGGGGTGGTCTACATCTATCAGAGATGCCGCCTCCTGCCCCTGGAGGAGagctga
- the LOC104554408 gene encoding C-C motif chemokine 13-like — translation MKVLSLALLTLLLAAPWTGSQGISLRSSYAVCCHSFIRRPISAARIRSYQETPSRCSHKAMHLELTNGKKVCVKPEASWFQQYQQQQAPTSSST, via the exons ATGAAGGTCTTGTCCTTGGCCCTGCtcaccctgctgctggcagctccctgGACTGGAAGCCAAGGCATTTCCC TCCGCAGCTCCTACGCCGTGTGCTGCCACAGCTTCATCCGGAGGCCAATCTCTGCTGCCAGAATCAGGAGCTACCAGGAGACACCTTCCCGCTGCTCCCACAAAGCCATGCA CTTGGAGCTGACTAATGGGAAAAAAGTCTGTGTGAAGCCAGAGGCCTCCTGGTTCCAGCagtaccagcagcagcaggcaccaACCAGCAGCTCCACCTGA
- the LOC104554407 gene encoding C-C motif chemokine 4, giving the protein MAPAPRLLPALLLLLLLTLLCCQSQAQRAPAVPGKCCFNFQMRRIKRNNVVAFYPTSPGCPHRAVIFRVRNGKEICAQASRAWVKSYQQSFKVGSYSIPS; this is encoded by the exons atgGCACCAGCAcccaggctgctccctgccctcctcctgctgctgctcctcaccctgctgtgctgccagagccaggctcAGA GAGCCCCAGCTGTGCCAGGCAAGTGCTGCTTCAACTTCCAGATGAGAAGGATCAAGAGAAACAACGTGGTCGCCTTCTaccccaccagccctgggtgccCACACCGGGCTGTGAT CTTCAGGGTGAGGAATGGGAAGGAGATCTGTGCACAGGCAAGCAGGGCCTGGGTGAAGAGCTACCAGCAGAGCTTCAAGGTCGGCTCCTACTCCATCCCCAGCTAG